The Astatotilapia calliptera chromosome 17, fAstCal1.2, whole genome shotgun sequence genome has a segment encoding these proteins:
- the rexo1 gene encoding RNA exonuclease 1 homolog isoform X1 yields the protein MLRSTGFFRGIDCPFYAEHSEGQGGRNGCNRPYCHFRHSQQRRPSYGAPADVKKQRDLPSAHKDQGYDPFNPEVVRPQEQQNGKPAASGDISGALELVNKAIEEVRSQVEREKRKLSRIGDEPYNPSENASLSSCKTDTSKAAGSHLAYDPGSYQITSGGYNPTPGCSKYTLDSDNQGHNSNSMEYVPTSLKRPLSRTHSHQPPSPPPSPKRSNSTSSSKCKYTVDNSRPSTDMEYDPLSNYSAGIAVKNKRSEGARPVRTEGSKAHKLSGSEFSDEDYVVAAKKPRQQSVDTKKYTFSDSDGESSGAEYRPTSLSNLQQRKAAHGSDSFGKGRKGSGESLLNALMQRNKQDSDTQENIKRKDSPEKKKKEGGQTSQEKSSKTEKLHKLEKGANKSSGSKSSVSSSSKDRGSIKSSNQDSAKKENRSHDKKDDRKNTVKVKTSDKIRKESRDEKKSDTKLKTLDKVKTDSSKQDKHAENGARESKKPKTSDKEKEQSKYKEHPHKNGKLDGIRREKDAKKVSKSGSSSSKASPSNSKDKARQSVGASSVKRQSLSLSHADLFGDESPDEAEQMEADYDDETEEVLVRKSADALKRTRLNKRKASELTPSSSEDEGDRDVDCSRAGRDEVDGVRFDLSGFQDDLDFDSDPMEECLRIFNESKDVKKEDKGRQAKQQHSRDSEEEKSTDSTLTTLFPGQKKRVSHFVAKGNTDAPSRTAVRPYKRPTAQEICYQRMQMAQQQAAQLSASVKAATQASSPSFSGERKRIAHRPNPQIASSKTSPADTKHAAGRVLSPSHTLQSVKAQTTVGILSKTSSTVTQKRVAHTPTLKSTSMRRPVIPTEFGAKVPTNIRQRYLNTFIDECVKFCPSEDGAFQMALDEEKLVYERSSSKNIYLNVAVNTLKKLRSKSSASPSPVTKEPGSVAKRKPQSHEEVLGGRLAATTSFTVNRTGKQQEEKLIGATLYRKMKAYLMTEEQLQQHGYPRPNPEAAGKAVVYNQPEKKGVADPFSKICCRCGAEYKVNVNGSCVRKEECSFHWGRLRRHKVAGGWETNYSCCAAAVGAPGCQTAKQHVQDGRKESLDGFVSTFSKPLPPDGNAGVFALDCEMCYTKQGLELTRVTVIDSEMKVIYDTFVKPESKVVDYNTRFSGVTAEDLESAAITLRDVQAVLLSMFSAESILIGHSLESDLLALKLIHSSVVDTAIVFPHRLGLPYKRALKNLMADHLKRIIQDNVEGHDSSEDATACMELMIWKIKEDAKVKR from the exons ATGTTAAGATCCACCGGCTTCTTCCGAGGGATTGACTGTCCGTTTTACGCGGAACACAGCGAGGGCCAAGGCGGCAGGAATGGGTGTAACAGACCGTACTGTCACTTCAGGCACAGCCAGCAGAGACGGCCGTCCTACGGAGCACCGGCAGATGTTAAAAAGCAGAGAGACCTTCCCTCCGCACACAAAG ATCAAGGCTACGATCCCTTCAATCCTGAAGTAGTGAGACCGCAGGAGCAGCAGAATGGCAAGCCGGCTGCCTCGGGCGACATCAGTGGCGCCTTGGAGCTGGTCAACAAGGCCATCGAGGAGGTCCGGAGTCAGGTGGAGCGGGAGAAGAGGAAGCTCTCTCGGATTGGGGACGAACCGTACAATCCCAGCGAGAACGCCAGCTTGTCTTCGTGCAAGACGGACACGAGTAAAGCGGCGGGTTCGCACTTGGCCTATGATCCCGGGAGTTACCAGATCACATCAGGAGGGTATAATCCCACCCCTGGCTGCAGCAAGTACACCTTGGATTCAGACAATCAGGGGCACAACAGCAACTCTATGGAATATGTTCCCACGTCGCTGAAAAGGCCTTTGTCTCGGACACACTCGCACcaacctccttctcctcctcctagcccaaAGCGTTCGAATAGCACGTCCTCTTCAAAGTGCAAATACACTGTGGATAATTCTAGGCCATCCACGGACATGGAGTACGACCCGCTGTCCAACTACTCGGCTGGAATCGCTGTGAAAAACAAGAGGAGTGAGGGCGCTCGGCCCGTCAGGACAGAAGGCAGCAAGGCGCACAAGCTGTCTGGCTCGGAGTTTTCCGATGAGGACTATGTCGTAGCTGCGAAAAAGCCACGGCAGCAAAGCGTAGACACAAAAAAGTACACCTTCTCTGACTCTGATGGGGAGAGCTCTGGGGCAGAGTATCGCCCCACCTCGCTTAGCAATCTGCAGCAGAGAAAAGCCGCCCACGGCTCAGACTCTTTTGGGAAGGGGAGAAAAGGGAGTGGTGAAAGTTTGCTAAATGCACTGATGCAGAGGAATAAGCAGGACTCTGACACCCaggaaaatattaaaagaaaggACAGcccagagaaaaagaagaaagagggaGGTCAGACTAGTCAGGAGAAAAGTAGCAAGACTGAGAAACTACATAAACTTGAAAAGGGAGCAAACAAATCATCCGGTAGTAAGAGTAgcgtcagcagcagcagtaaagaCAGAGGGTCGATAAAAAGCTCAAACCAGGATTCGGCGAAAAAGGAGAACAGGAGTCACGACAAGAAAGACGACAGGAAGAACACAGTGAAGGTTAAGACGTCGGATAAAATTCGCAAGGAAAGCAGGGACGAAAAGAAGAGCGACACCAAGTTGAAAACTTTGGATAAAGTGAAAACGGACTCAAGCAAGCAAGATAAACATGCAGAAAACGGCGCGAGGGAAAGCAAGAAGCCGAAAACATCAGACAAGGAAAAGGAACAGAGCAAATATAAAGAGCATCCCCACAAAAACGGGAAGCTCGATGGTATtagaagagaaaaagatgcgAAAAAAGTTAGCAAAAGCGGTTCTAGCAGCAGTAAAGCGAGCCCATCGAACAGCAAAGATAAAGCGAGGCAAAGCGTCGGCGCTTCGAGTGTAAAGAGACAGAGTTTGAGTCTGAGCCACGCTGATCTGTTTGGAGACGAGAGTCCGGACGAGGCCGAGCAGATGGAGGCGGACTACGACGACGAAACCGAGGAAGTCCTGGTGAGGAAATCTGCCGACGCCTTAAAGAGGACTCGTCTAAACAAGAGGAAAGCGTCGGAGCTGACTCCGTCCTCCTCGGAGGACGAGGGCGACCGCGACGTGGACTGCAGCAGGGCGGGCAGGGACGAGGTTGACGGCGTCAGATTTGACCTGTCCGGTTTCCAGGacgatctggactttgactcgGATCCCATGGAGGAGTGTTTGAGGATCTTCAATGAATCCAAAGACGTGAAGAAGGAAGACAAGGGAAGGCAGGCCAAGCAG CAGCACTCTAGGGActcagaggaggagaagagcaCAGACAGCACTTTAACCACTCTCTTCCCTGGTCAGAAGAAGAGAGTCTCTCATTTTGTTGCCAAAGGAAAT ACTGATGCACCTTCCAGGACTGCGGTGCGGCCGTATAAGAGACCCACGGCCCAGGAGATCTGCTACCAGCGTATGCAGATGGCCCAACAGCAAGCGGCTCAGCTCTCTGCTTCGGTCAAAGCAGCCACACAGGCCTCAAGCCCCAGCTTCtctggagagaggaagagaataGCGCACCGTCCTAACCCTCAGATAGCATCCTCCAAAACAA GTCCCGCAGACACTAAACATGCTGCAGGTCGCGTGTTATCCCCCAGTCACACCCTTCAGAGTGTCAAAGCTCAGACCACAGTCGGTATTTTGTCCAAGACCTCGTCTACCGTCACGCAGAAGAGGGTGGCGCACACACCCACCCTGAAG AGTACTTCAATGAGGCGTCCTGTCATCCCCACCGAGTTCGGGGCCAAAGTTCCCACCAACATCCGCCAGCGCTACCTCAACACTTTCATCGATGAATGCGTCAAGTTTTGCCCATCGGAGGACGGCGCCTTCCAAATG GCCCTCGATGAGGAGAAGCTGGTGTACGAGCGCAGTAGCAGTAAGAACATCTACCTCAATGTAGCTGTCAACACGCTAAAGAAGCTCCGGAGCAAGAGCAGCGCCAGTCCGTCTCCCGTCACCA AGGAGCCGGGGTCAGTAGCTAAAAGGAAGCCACAGTCCCACGAAGAAGTTCTGGGAGGTCGTCTTGCTGCCACAACCAGCTTCACTGTAAACAGGACGggtaaacagcaggaggagaaacTCATCG GAGCCACACTGTACAGGAAGATGAAGGCGTACCTGATGACAGAGGAGCAGCTCCAGCAGCACGGATACCCGCGGCCGAACCCCGAGGCCGCCGGCAAGGCCGTCGTTTACAACCAGCCCGAGAAGAAGGGCGTCGCAGACC CGTTTAGCAAGATATGCTGTCGATGCGGCGCAGAGTATAAGGTCAACGTCAACGGCAGCTGCGTGCGGAAGGAGGAATGCAGCTTTCACTGGGGACGTTTGCGCAGACACAAAG TTGCTGGAGGCTGGGAGACCAACTACAGCTGCTGTGCTGCAGCTGTGGGCGCTCCAGGCTGCCAAACGGCCAAG CAACACGTTCAGGACGGGCGTAAAGAATCACTGGACGGCTTCGTGTCGACCTTCAGCAAACCTCTGCCTCCAGATGGAAACGCAGGGGTGTTTGCTCTGGACTGTGAGATG TGTTACACAAAGCAGGGTCTGGAGCTGACCAGGGTGACGGTCATCGACTCAGAGATGAAAGTCATCTACGACACGTTTGTGAAACCTGAAAGCAAAGTGGTGGACTACAACACGCG GTTTTCGGGTGTAACGGCGGAGGATCTGGAGAGCGCCGCCATCACCCTGAGAGACGTTCAGGCCGTGCTGCTCTCCATGTTCAGTGCTGAATCCATCCTGATAGGACACAGCCTGGAGAGCGACCTGCTCGCTCTGAAA CTCATCCACAGCTCGGTTGTAGACACGGCCATCGTGTTTCCTCACCGCCTTGGTTTGCCCTACAAGCGTGCCTTGAAGAACTTGATGGCTGATCACCTCAAACGCATCATCCAGGACAACG TGGAGGGCCACGATTCGAGTGAAGATGCAACTGCCTGCATGGAGCTGATGATCTGGAAGATCAAGGAAGACGCAAAGGTCAAAagatga
- the rexo1 gene encoding RNA exonuclease 1 homolog isoform X2 — MLRSTGFFRGIDCPFYAEHSEGQGGRNGCNRPYCHFRHSQQRRPSYGAPADVKKQRDLPSAHKDQGYDPFNPEVVRPQEQQNGKPAASGDISGALELVNKAIEEVRSQVEREKRKLSRIGDEPYNPSENASLSSCKTDTSKAAGSHLAYDPGSYQITSGGYNPTPGCSKYTLDSDNQGHNSNSMEYVPTSLKRPLSRTHSHQPPSPPPSPKRSNSTSSSKCKYTVDNSRPSTDMEYDPLSNYSAGIAVKNKRSEGARPVRTEGSKAHKLSGSEFSDEDYVVAAKKPRQQSVDTKKYTFSDSDGESSGAEYRPTSLSNLQQRKAAHGSDSFGKGRKGSGESLLNALMQRNKQDSDTQENIKRKDSPEKKKKEGGQTSQEKSSKTEKLHKLEKGANKSSGSKSSVSSSSKDRGSIKSSNQDSAKKENRSHDKKDDRKNTVKVKTSDKIRKESRDEKKSDTKLKTLDKVKTDSSKQDKHAENGARESKKPKTSDKEKEQSKYKEHPHKNGKLDGIRREKDAKKVSKSGSSSSKASPSNSKDKARQSVGASSVKRQSLSLSHADLFGDESPDEAEQMEADYDDETEEVLVRKSADALKRTRLNKRKASELTPSSSEDEGDRDVDCSRAGRDEVDGVRFDLSGFQDDLDFDSDPMEECLRIFNESKDVKKEDKGRQAKQHSRDSEEEKSTDSTLTTLFPGQKKRVSHFVAKGNTDAPSRTAVRPYKRPTAQEICYQRMQMAQQQAAQLSASVKAATQASSPSFSGERKRIAHRPNPQIASSKTSPADTKHAAGRVLSPSHTLQSVKAQTTVGILSKTSSTVTQKRVAHTPTLKSTSMRRPVIPTEFGAKVPTNIRQRYLNTFIDECVKFCPSEDGAFQMALDEEKLVYERSSSKNIYLNVAVNTLKKLRSKSSASPSPVTKEPGSVAKRKPQSHEEVLGGRLAATTSFTVNRTGKQQEEKLIGATLYRKMKAYLMTEEQLQQHGYPRPNPEAAGKAVVYNQPEKKGVADPFSKICCRCGAEYKVNVNGSCVRKEECSFHWGRLRRHKVAGGWETNYSCCAAAVGAPGCQTAKQHVQDGRKESLDGFVSTFSKPLPPDGNAGVFALDCEMCYTKQGLELTRVTVIDSEMKVIYDTFVKPESKVVDYNTRFSGVTAEDLESAAITLRDVQAVLLSMFSAESILIGHSLESDLLALKLIHSSVVDTAIVFPHRLGLPYKRALKNLMADHLKRIIQDNVEGHDSSEDATACMELMIWKIKEDAKVKR; from the exons ATGTTAAGATCCACCGGCTTCTTCCGAGGGATTGACTGTCCGTTTTACGCGGAACACAGCGAGGGCCAAGGCGGCAGGAATGGGTGTAACAGACCGTACTGTCACTTCAGGCACAGCCAGCAGAGACGGCCGTCCTACGGAGCACCGGCAGATGTTAAAAAGCAGAGAGACCTTCCCTCCGCACACAAAG ATCAAGGCTACGATCCCTTCAATCCTGAAGTAGTGAGACCGCAGGAGCAGCAGAATGGCAAGCCGGCTGCCTCGGGCGACATCAGTGGCGCCTTGGAGCTGGTCAACAAGGCCATCGAGGAGGTCCGGAGTCAGGTGGAGCGGGAGAAGAGGAAGCTCTCTCGGATTGGGGACGAACCGTACAATCCCAGCGAGAACGCCAGCTTGTCTTCGTGCAAGACGGACACGAGTAAAGCGGCGGGTTCGCACTTGGCCTATGATCCCGGGAGTTACCAGATCACATCAGGAGGGTATAATCCCACCCCTGGCTGCAGCAAGTACACCTTGGATTCAGACAATCAGGGGCACAACAGCAACTCTATGGAATATGTTCCCACGTCGCTGAAAAGGCCTTTGTCTCGGACACACTCGCACcaacctccttctcctcctcctagcccaaAGCGTTCGAATAGCACGTCCTCTTCAAAGTGCAAATACACTGTGGATAATTCTAGGCCATCCACGGACATGGAGTACGACCCGCTGTCCAACTACTCGGCTGGAATCGCTGTGAAAAACAAGAGGAGTGAGGGCGCTCGGCCCGTCAGGACAGAAGGCAGCAAGGCGCACAAGCTGTCTGGCTCGGAGTTTTCCGATGAGGACTATGTCGTAGCTGCGAAAAAGCCACGGCAGCAAAGCGTAGACACAAAAAAGTACACCTTCTCTGACTCTGATGGGGAGAGCTCTGGGGCAGAGTATCGCCCCACCTCGCTTAGCAATCTGCAGCAGAGAAAAGCCGCCCACGGCTCAGACTCTTTTGGGAAGGGGAGAAAAGGGAGTGGTGAAAGTTTGCTAAATGCACTGATGCAGAGGAATAAGCAGGACTCTGACACCCaggaaaatattaaaagaaaggACAGcccagagaaaaagaagaaagagggaGGTCAGACTAGTCAGGAGAAAAGTAGCAAGACTGAGAAACTACATAAACTTGAAAAGGGAGCAAACAAATCATCCGGTAGTAAGAGTAgcgtcagcagcagcagtaaagaCAGAGGGTCGATAAAAAGCTCAAACCAGGATTCGGCGAAAAAGGAGAACAGGAGTCACGACAAGAAAGACGACAGGAAGAACACAGTGAAGGTTAAGACGTCGGATAAAATTCGCAAGGAAAGCAGGGACGAAAAGAAGAGCGACACCAAGTTGAAAACTTTGGATAAAGTGAAAACGGACTCAAGCAAGCAAGATAAACATGCAGAAAACGGCGCGAGGGAAAGCAAGAAGCCGAAAACATCAGACAAGGAAAAGGAACAGAGCAAATATAAAGAGCATCCCCACAAAAACGGGAAGCTCGATGGTATtagaagagaaaaagatgcgAAAAAAGTTAGCAAAAGCGGTTCTAGCAGCAGTAAAGCGAGCCCATCGAACAGCAAAGATAAAGCGAGGCAAAGCGTCGGCGCTTCGAGTGTAAAGAGACAGAGTTTGAGTCTGAGCCACGCTGATCTGTTTGGAGACGAGAGTCCGGACGAGGCCGAGCAGATGGAGGCGGACTACGACGACGAAACCGAGGAAGTCCTGGTGAGGAAATCTGCCGACGCCTTAAAGAGGACTCGTCTAAACAAGAGGAAAGCGTCGGAGCTGACTCCGTCCTCCTCGGAGGACGAGGGCGACCGCGACGTGGACTGCAGCAGGGCGGGCAGGGACGAGGTTGACGGCGTCAGATTTGACCTGTCCGGTTTCCAGGacgatctggactttgactcgGATCCCATGGAGGAGTGTTTGAGGATCTTCAATGAATCCAAAGACGTGAAGAAGGAAGACAAGGGAAGGCAGGCCAAGCAG CACTCTAGGGActcagaggaggagaagagcaCAGACAGCACTTTAACCACTCTCTTCCCTGGTCAGAAGAAGAGAGTCTCTCATTTTGTTGCCAAAGGAAAT ACTGATGCACCTTCCAGGACTGCGGTGCGGCCGTATAAGAGACCCACGGCCCAGGAGATCTGCTACCAGCGTATGCAGATGGCCCAACAGCAAGCGGCTCAGCTCTCTGCTTCGGTCAAAGCAGCCACACAGGCCTCAAGCCCCAGCTTCtctggagagaggaagagaataGCGCACCGTCCTAACCCTCAGATAGCATCCTCCAAAACAA GTCCCGCAGACACTAAACATGCTGCAGGTCGCGTGTTATCCCCCAGTCACACCCTTCAGAGTGTCAAAGCTCAGACCACAGTCGGTATTTTGTCCAAGACCTCGTCTACCGTCACGCAGAAGAGGGTGGCGCACACACCCACCCTGAAG AGTACTTCAATGAGGCGTCCTGTCATCCCCACCGAGTTCGGGGCCAAAGTTCCCACCAACATCCGCCAGCGCTACCTCAACACTTTCATCGATGAATGCGTCAAGTTTTGCCCATCGGAGGACGGCGCCTTCCAAATG GCCCTCGATGAGGAGAAGCTGGTGTACGAGCGCAGTAGCAGTAAGAACATCTACCTCAATGTAGCTGTCAACACGCTAAAGAAGCTCCGGAGCAAGAGCAGCGCCAGTCCGTCTCCCGTCACCA AGGAGCCGGGGTCAGTAGCTAAAAGGAAGCCACAGTCCCACGAAGAAGTTCTGGGAGGTCGTCTTGCTGCCACAACCAGCTTCACTGTAAACAGGACGggtaaacagcaggaggagaaacTCATCG GAGCCACACTGTACAGGAAGATGAAGGCGTACCTGATGACAGAGGAGCAGCTCCAGCAGCACGGATACCCGCGGCCGAACCCCGAGGCCGCCGGCAAGGCCGTCGTTTACAACCAGCCCGAGAAGAAGGGCGTCGCAGACC CGTTTAGCAAGATATGCTGTCGATGCGGCGCAGAGTATAAGGTCAACGTCAACGGCAGCTGCGTGCGGAAGGAGGAATGCAGCTTTCACTGGGGACGTTTGCGCAGACACAAAG TTGCTGGAGGCTGGGAGACCAACTACAGCTGCTGTGCTGCAGCTGTGGGCGCTCCAGGCTGCCAAACGGCCAAG CAACACGTTCAGGACGGGCGTAAAGAATCACTGGACGGCTTCGTGTCGACCTTCAGCAAACCTCTGCCTCCAGATGGAAACGCAGGGGTGTTTGCTCTGGACTGTGAGATG TGTTACACAAAGCAGGGTCTGGAGCTGACCAGGGTGACGGTCATCGACTCAGAGATGAAAGTCATCTACGACACGTTTGTGAAACCTGAAAGCAAAGTGGTGGACTACAACACGCG GTTTTCGGGTGTAACGGCGGAGGATCTGGAGAGCGCCGCCATCACCCTGAGAGACGTTCAGGCCGTGCTGCTCTCCATGTTCAGTGCTGAATCCATCCTGATAGGACACAGCCTGGAGAGCGACCTGCTCGCTCTGAAA CTCATCCACAGCTCGGTTGTAGACACGGCCATCGTGTTTCCTCACCGCCTTGGTTTGCCCTACAAGCGTGCCTTGAAGAACTTGATGGCTGATCACCTCAAACGCATCATCCAGGACAACG TGGAGGGCCACGATTCGAGTGAAGATGCAACTGCCTGCATGGAGCTGATGATCTGGAAGATCAAGGAAGACGCAAAGGTCAAAagatga